A genome region from Bacteroidales bacterium includes the following:
- a CDS encoding thioredoxin: MKKFLIIMMSFFAINTLQSQINTIVFDSIAQKNILIGECNQEGLYSLPFNEFYTKEYNAYNPSPEIINKIINRDNNYKILIIMASWCGDSQEQVPRFLKIADIMRFGRDNIRIISVNKEKKAPGFENFLNEIIVERVPTFIFYSTVNENLELGRIIETPQETLEMDWLRIIECL, translated from the coding sequence ATGAAAAAATTTCTAATAATTATGATGTCATTTTTTGCAATTAACACGTTGCAAAGCCAGATTAACACTATTGTTTTTGACAGTATTGCACAAAAAAATATTTTAATAGGCGAATGTAATCAAGAAGGTCTCTATTCTCTGCCATTTAATGAATTTTACACAAAAGAATACAATGCCTACAACCCATCTCCAGAAATAATAAACAAAATCATTAATAGAGATAACAATTACAAGATTTTAATTATAATGGCGTCATGGTGCGGCGACAGCCAAGAACAAGTTCCTAGATTTTTAAAAATAGCTGATATTATGAGATTTGGCAGAGATAATATTCGCATTATTTCTGTCAATAAAGAAAAAAAAGCTCCCGGTTTTGAAAATTTTTTAAATGAAATAATTGTTGAAAGAGTTCCTACTTTTATTTTTTATTCCACAGTCAATGAAAACTTAGAACTTGGCAGAATAATAGAAACTCCGCAGGAAACCTTAGAAATGGATTGGCTAAGAATTATTGAATGTTTATAA
- the meaB gene encoding methylmalonyl Co-A mutase-associated GTPase MeaB, with amino-acid sequence MKKEKNKFESALKVQKGISQPPQTNEEAISNLYKKNYKLPSLDNLLNGIIVGDRVMLSRAITLIESSKAEHQEMAQKLIEKCLPMSGNSIRIGITGVPGAGKSTLIETFGNYLTDLGKKVAVLAIDPSSQISKGSILGDKTRMEKLSANPAAFIRPSPSEGTLGGVARKTRESMILCEAAGFDIIIIETVGVGQSETAARSMVDFFLLLQIAGAGDELQGIKRGIMEMADAIFVNKAEGDNLKLAKIAAMEIKNALHLMPKSQSGWTTQVGLCSAIEKTGISDIWKTVLDYVNFSKNNGYFLKTRHTQEVNRYHQAINDILLNDFNNMSEIKNLNAKLAESVYNSKISPYSAAQKIIESYYSFLKKS; translated from the coding sequence ATGAAAAAAGAAAAAAACAAGTTTGAATCGGCTCTAAAAGTGCAAAAAGGCATAAGTCAGCCTCCACAAACCAATGAAGAAGCCATTAGTAATCTTTATAAAAAAAACTATAAGTTACCAAGCTTAGATAATTTGCTAAATGGAATAATCGTTGGCGATAGAGTTATGCTTAGCAGAGCTATAACGCTCATAGAAAGCTCAAAAGCCGAACACCAAGAAATGGCTCAAAAGCTAATAGAAAAATGTTTACCTATGTCGGGAAACAGCATTAGAATTGGCATAACAGGAGTGCCAGGAGCAGGTAAAAGTACATTAATAGAGACTTTTGGAAATTATTTAACCGATTTAGGAAAGAAAGTTGCTGTTTTAGCCATTGACCCATCAAGTCAAATTTCTAAAGGCAGCATTCTTGGCGACAAAACGAGGATGGAAAAGCTATCAGCAAATCCTGCTGCATTTATTCGCCCGTCCCCATCAGAAGGTACATTAGGCGGAGTTGCTCGCAAAACGCGTGAATCAATGATTTTATGCGAAGCTGCTGGATTTGACATTATCATTATTGAAACAGTTGGCGTTGGACAAAGCGAAACCGCTGCCCGCTCAATGGTTGATTTCTTTCTTTTACTGCAAATTGCAGGCGCAGGCGATGAATTGCAAGGAATTAAACGAGGCATAATGGAAATGGCTGACGCAATTTTTGTAAACAAAGCAGAAGGCGATAACTTGAAATTGGCTAAAATAGCAGCTATGGAAATAAAAAACGCTCTACATCTCATGCCCAAAAGCCAATCTGGCTGGACAACTCAAGTGGGACTTTGCTCTGCTATTGAAAAAACGGGAATTTCAGATATTTGGAAAACAGTTCTTGATTATGTAAATTTTTCTAAAAACAACGGATACTTTCTAAAAACAAGGCATACTCAAGAAGTGAACAGATACCATCAAGCTATTAACGATATTTTGCTTAATGATTTCAACAATATGAGCGAAATAAAAAACTTAAACGCTAAACTTGCTGAAAGCGTTTATAATTCTAAGATTTCGCCATACTCGGCAGCTCAAAAAATTATTGAAAGTTATTATAGTTTTTTAAAAAAATCATAA
- the rsmA gene encoding ribosomal RNA small subunit methyltransferase A — MLPVKPKKALGQHFLNDQNIAKKIVNGLELVSENSTIVEIGPGSGFMTSFLLEAYSCNILLVETDLESVNYLNTCFPQLKDKIFHKDVLKVDLSDFSEKPVNVIGNMPYNISGPLLFMALEQRNMIYEWVGMLQKEVAERIVAKPSTKEYGILSVLLQAYFDIDYLFTVPPTVFIPPPKVNSAVIRMVPKKNDLPNCDYELLKSIVKTAFNQRRKTMRNSLKSFFSKDILANEIFNKRPEELNWRDFEKLLSL; from the coding sequence ATGCTACCAGTAAAGCCGAAAAAAGCATTGGGTCAGCATTTCTTAAACGACCAAAACATAGCCAAAAAAATTGTTAATGGTCTTGAATTAGTTTCAGAAAATTCAACAATAGTAGAAATAGGACCTGGAAGTGGCTTTATGACTAGTTTTTTACTGGAAGCGTATTCTTGTAATATCTTGTTGGTTGAAACAGATTTAGAAAGCGTAAATTATCTAAATACGTGTTTTCCGCAATTAAAAGATAAGATTTTTCACAAAGATGTTTTAAAGGTTGATTTAAGCGATTTTTCTGAAAAACCTGTAAATGTTATTGGAAATATGCCATATAATATTTCCGGACCATTATTGTTTATGGCTTTAGAACAGCGAAATATGATTTATGAGTGGGTTGGAATGTTGCAAAAAGAAGTTGCAGAGCGTATTGTAGCAAAGCCGTCAACGAAAGAATATGGCATATTAAGCGTTTTGCTGCAAGCATATTTTGATATAGATTATCTTTTTACAGTGCCGCCTACGGTTTTTATTCCTCCGCCAAAAGTAAATTCAGCAGTTATTCGCATGGTTCCAAAAAAAAATGACCTGCCGAATTGTGATTACGAATTGCTTAAATCAATAGTTAAAACCGCATTTAATCAAAGAAGGAAAACAATGCGAAATTCCTTAAAAAGTTTTTTTTCAAAGGATATTTTAGCAAATGAAATATTTAATAAGCGTCCTGAAGAGCTTAATTGGAGAGACTTTGAGAAGCTTTTGAGTTTATGA
- a CDS encoding geranylgeranylglyceryl/heptaprenylglyceryl phosphate synthase, whose protein sequence is MQKQNQIYDLFYSGKKLVALLIDPDKFNKSKIEKIFKKNICLPDLIFVGGSLLVEKQMEEVISFFKKNTKIPVVLFPGNSMQISKNADAILFISLISGRNPDFLIGQHVLSAPYIAKTQLEVIPTSYILIDGGVRTSVEYISQTAPIPSDKTDIALATALAGKYLGHKLIYLEAGSGAKNSVPTEMIKVISEKTNLPIIVGGGIRSEKMANHLLKAGASTIVIGNLFETNPDEALKIIENIKTK, encoded by the coding sequence ATGCAAAAACAAAACCAAATATACGATTTATTTTATAGTGGAAAAAAGCTTGTTGCTTTATTAATAGATCCCGATAAGTTTAATAAATCAAAAATTGAAAAAATTTTTAAAAAAAACATTTGTTTGCCAGATTTAATCTTTGTTGGAGGCAGTTTGTTGGTTGAAAAACAAATGGAAGAAGTCATATCTTTTTTTAAAAAAAACACAAAAATTCCTGTTGTTTTGTTTCCGGGAAATTCAATGCAGATTTCTAAAAATGCTGATGCTATTCTTTTTATTTCGCTTATTTCAGGTCGGAATCCGGATTTTTTAATAGGGCAGCATGTTTTATCAGCTCCGTATATTGCAAAAACGCAATTGGAGGTGATTCCAACTTCATATATTTTAATTGACGGCGGAGTTAGAACTTCAGTTGAATATATTTCACAAACGGCTCCTATTCCGTCAGACAAAACAGATATAGCTTTGGCTACCGCATTAGCAGGGAAATATTTAGGACACAAATTAATATATCTTGAGGCTGGCTCTGGTGCAAAAAATTCAGTTCCTACTGAAATGATAAAAGTGATTAGCGAAAAGACCAATTTACCTATAATTGTTGGAGGCGGAATTAGAAGTGAAAAAATGGCAAATCACTTGCTAAAAGCGGGTGCAAGCACAATTGTAATAGGAAATCTGTTCGAAACAAATCCAGATGAGGCTTTGAAAATTATTGAAAATATTAAAACAAAATAA